The sequence TAATAGTGTTTGGAAAGTTACCTGTAAAAATCAATTAATTGCGTTTTCAGGAGCTTAAAACGTGAATTTGGAGAAGTAAGGAGGTACTTACTGTTTGGAAAACGGGATTTTGGTTCTCCCATTTTTTCCTTTAATACCCTTTTCCATTAATAAAATCATCATTTCTTtacaatacaacttaatttaaattaatatcaaTCCTTTCTACATCAAACTCTTATGAGTGAATAGGAATATCACGTGGCAATCTAATCCTTTCATAAGTAAATGGTAATATCACTTGGCAAAACTAAAATGTTTACAGTGTTAACTTGTTCGTTTGTAATATATCTATCAATTTATTATTTGATTATTAGGTAAAAGTACTATAAATATTTTTTACTTACGATATGGTTACATCTGTGTTACTAACAGTTTTACAATTGTATAATATATCTATCAATGTATTATTGCATAAAAGGGgtctttcaaaaaaataaaaaaaaaatttattgcaTAAaaggttttatttattttattattttaaaacaatGCCCTTTTTGGTAATTTTACAAGCAACTTATTAAATAATCATTTTTTTCCAAACACTCAATCTGATTATTACGTTATCAAAAAacataatcaaatccaaacaccATTAATCAAAATCACGTTTTAATACAGCTGATTATTTGATTCTAATTATTCAAAACGTATAATCAGTTTTCTAATCGTAACCCCAGACACCCCCTTAATATACTTCTATCTACAaagtcaatatatatataaataaataaactgcTAAAAAGATCATATCACTTTCCCCACTCAGCTTCCCCTAAAATCAATCACAAGAGCCTTTTAACCCCAAACCCCTAAAGTTGCCCCTTCTACTGGAAATAAGGCTTTATCTTTAAATCCCCAAAATCATTTTATTGATTCTTACTTACAAGATCTCTTCTCAAACCCACTAAAGGTATATACCCAATCTTgaaatttatatatgtatctacACTTCATTTATATACTCAATCTTTAAGATCCATCTTAATCCATGATTCCCAGattataaattttgttttttatgTATTCACTTTTGAAtttagggtttttctttttctaggtATTGCAAATCTTGCTGGAATCTTTTGAGTCAATATGCGTATTGCGTTACCCTAAAGGTATGATCTTTATGTCCATATACTTCATTTGTATACTAAATCTGTAATCTTTTGATGTAATTTACAATTCCCAGTTTCCTTTTTTGGACGTCCGTGGTTAGAACTTGAGattagggtttttctttttctgggTATTACAGATTGCAGATCTTGTTGGATGTATTGAGTTGATATGTGTATTGTTTTGTTCTAAAGGTATGATCTTTAGGGAATTTTGTATGTTGAATATGCATCTACTTTTCATTTATGTTCTTAGTTTTCATTTTAGGAATTTTATATTATTGGGTATTGCAGATCTTGTTGGAGATTAGAGTGATTATGTCTGATTCAATTCCTGAAATTGACTCTGTTGAAATTAGAGAGGTATGGAATGATAATCTTGAAGAAGAGTTTGATTTGATTCAACAAATTGTTGATGATTACCCTTACATTGCTATGGATACCGAGTTTCCCGGTGTTGTGATTAGACCGTTAGCACAGTATAAGAACattaatgattataattatcatACGTTGAAGGAGAATGTCGATATGCTGAAGTTGATTCAATTAGGTTTAACGTTTTCTGACGAAAATGGGAATCTTCCCACTTGTGGAAGTGATAAGCAATGCATTTGGCAGTTCAATTTTAGGGAGTTTAATGTAGAAGAAGATATATTTGCAAATGATTCTATCGATATGTTGAAACAATGTGGGATTGATTTTCAAAAGAATACAGAAATGGGTATCGATGCGAATCGATTTGCAGAGCTTTTGATGTCATCAGGGATCGTTTTGAATCCTAATATTTGTTGGGTAACTTTTCATAGTGGGTATGATTTTGGTTATTTGCTGAAGCTATTGACTAAAAAAAGTTTGCCTGAATCTCAAACTGGATTCTTTAATTTGATCGATATTTACTTTCCAATGGTGTATGATATCAAACATTTGAT comes from Rutidosis leptorrhynchoides isolate AG116_Rl617_1_P2 chromosome 4, CSIRO_AGI_Rlap_v1, whole genome shotgun sequence and encodes:
- the LOC139844443 gene encoding probable CCR4-associated factor 1 homolog 6, whose protein sequence is MSDSIPEIDSVEIREVWNDNLEEEFDLIQQIVDDYPYIAMDTEFPGVVIRPLAQYKNINDYNYHTLKENVDMLKLIQLGLTFSDENGNLPTCGSDKQCIWQFNFREFNVEEDIFANDSIDMLKQCGIDFQKNTEMGIDANRFAELLMSSGIVLNPNICWVTFHSGYDFGYLLKLLTKKSLPESQTGFFNLIDIYFPMVYDIKHLMRFCNNLHGGLNKLAEILEVKRFGVCHQAGSDSLLTSHAFKKLKENYFGGSTEKYAGVLYGLGVETEVQNK